From a region of the Rhipicephalus microplus isolate Deutch F79 unplaced genomic scaffold, USDA_Rmic scaffold_13, whole genome shotgun sequence genome:
- the LOC142783960 gene encoding uncharacterized protein LOC142783960: MRVRQDELVTANRALSAKNEALEKKVADLEQYSRLNNVEIKGVPVTQNEDCLAIVKTIGNAIGCSVSPSDLDVVHRVATKSKEKNIIARFCCREKKGEFVRRARKARLRTGQIGFSGSTDAAVFVNDHLTVENKRLFSKALALKKEKSWQFLWTDNCQIKARQTSSSKVFILKSENDLRVFN, encoded by the coding sequence atGAGGGTGAGGCAGGACGAGCTGGTGACTGCGAACCGCGCACTCTCCGCAAAAAATGAGGCGTTGGAAAAAAAAGTTGCTGATCTAGAACAGTATTCTCGACTGAATAATGTTGAGATAAAGGGTGTTCCGGTCACGCAAAATGAAGATTGCCTTGCAATCGTGAAAACCATTGGCAATGCCATCGGCTGCTCTGTTTCTCCCTCTGACTTGGACGTTGTCCATCGTGTGGCCACAAAGTCTAAGGAGAAGAACATTATCGCTCGCTTTTGTTGCCGCGAGAAGAAAGGCGAGTTTGTTCGTAGGGCTCGCAAAGCCCGTCTACGTACTGGCCAAATTGGCTTTTCTGGTTCCACTGATGCTGCTGTGTTCGTTAATGATCACCTTACTGTCGAGAACAAACGCTTGTTTTCTAAGGCACTAGCTCTTAAGAAGGAGAAGAGCTGGCAGTTTTTATGGACGGACAACTGCCAGATTAAGGCTCGTCAGACTAGCAGCAGCAAAGTGTTCATCTTAAAGTCTGAGAACGACCTTCGGGTTTTCAACTAA